The Fibrobacter sp. UWT2 sequence CCTGATGAATGCCATTTTGGCCTGGAGCCTCACCACCTACGGTAACATCAGCGTCAAGACGACGGGTGCGCTTTCCGGAGGCGACATGGCGATTTCCGCTTTCGGTATTACCAACAGCATTGTTTGCATTGTCATTCTGCCTCTGCTTGGATTTGTGCACGGAACGCAGCCGATTATCGGCTACAATTATGGAGCACGCCTCAATAGCCGCGTCAAGGCCACCCTCAAGTTCACCTTTATTTATGCGGGCAGCTTTATGTTCGCCACTTGGGCAATTCTCATGTGGCAGGCAGAAACCTTCGTGGCACCGTTTGCGCCGAACGATCCTGAACTCATCAAACTTTCGGCTTGGGCCATGCGCATTTTTGCGGCAGCCTTCTTTATGATTCCCTTCGGCATGGTGTCGGGGAACTTTTTCCAGGGTACAGGAAAAGCGTTCAGGGCTATGTTCCTGAACGCTTGTCGTCAAGTGATTTTACTTATACCGTTCTTGCTTGTACTCCCCCACTTCTTTGAGCTGAAGGGAGTGTTCATGGCGCAGCCCATTGCAGACACGGGTGCTGCTGTTATTGGGCTTTGCATGCTGTGGCATGAGCTTAAGAAGCTTAAGTAGGAATGCTGATGCTGAACCAAGTTCAGCATGACTTCAGGATGACATCAGCGGACGGTCACGCGGCGGGTTTCGCGGGCAACTTTCACGATGTATGAACCCGGCTTGAGGTTCGGCACCACCGTTTCAGCACCAGCGAGTGCGCCCTGACGCACCACGCGTCCCTGCAGATCCATCACGGCGAACTTGGCGGAAGCCGCATTCGTCACGGAAATAGTAAGGGCGGAACGCATGTCGTTTCTGACCGCAAAGAGAGACTTAACTGCAGAAGCCACGGGCTTGATTGCGTCGGTGCCAACGCGGAAGCTCATCACCTTTGCCGCCTTGCCATCAATATTCACGAACAAGGTGTAATAGCCTTCCGGCAACACAATCTTGGATTTATCGACTATGGGCTTGGAAAGATTTGAGAGATCGAAGCCACCCTTGTAAACGCCCGGAGTAGAAATCTTATCAAAGCCTTCTACAACAGAATCCGTTACAGAATGACCCTTGACCAACGTATAAGAGATAGTCGACGGAGTGATTGTATCGCAAACAGTCACTGGTTCAGCACCCATTCCGCAAGTACCAGCAGTCGTCGTTGTGTAGCAAATGCTATAAGATGCTGCAGACTGATGATCAGCCGACTTTGCACCCTTTATGGTAATTGCAGACTTAGGCAGTTGAGCCAGGAACATATTCGTGCTGATTTCGAAATTGCTCATTGTCGTGCGGCGGTCGCATGCAAAGATATCTACATCGTACTGAGCGCCGACTTCAAGTTTGCCGCTAGCGCCTTCAAAGGCATCAAGATCTACATAGCCCGGAGCATCCAGGTGGACTCCGCCCAAGTCAATGGCCAGCTTGTTATCGATAAACGCCCAAATGTCATCGCTACCGCGAAGAGCCAAGCGAAGACCCGGCTTATAGGTAAACTTGGCATGGGTTTCATAGCAGAAATGATGGTTGCGTCCACCGGTTCCATCGGTTTTAACCATGGATACCCAGCGGTATTCTGATTGTATCGCCCCTTTCTGCACCTGTTTATCTGTTCCATATTCAAAGAATGGCCAACCTTCAGGAGCTGCGTCGGGGCAGCTCCAACCAAGCACGCAATTGTCCGGAAATGTTCTCGGCAACTTAAGAGCGGTCTGAATAAACTCTTCAGTGGTTGAGCCATCACGGAAAATGCCCTCGCAATTATGTCCCTTGCTCCAACCCGGACCATTGCACAACAAGTCCATTACAGGAACGCCTTCCACAGAATCGAGTTTTCTAAGCGACGGGCCATAGAACACCGGGCCTTCGGCATCGCGTTTGACGCGTGCAGCCGCAAGCGGAGTCTGGTCCGAGTTTGCAAGTTTCACAGAAGCATCATCCGTTTGTTCTACCGGGAAGAATCCTCCAATAGCGGAAGTTCCTAACGGCATATAGTAATCGGAGCTGAATTCCCACCAACCGCCACGTTCCATGTGCAAAACAGGCATGTCGTAGCAGCTCATTTCGTTTACGCCTTGCGTGTAATTGAACAGCTGGTCAAAGTACTTTTCTTCAAGAAAGCACTTCTTACCGGCAGTAGTCAGCTTGGGCTTTTTCGTTGTAGGATCAAGAGTCGTTTCTACAAGTCCCGAAGTCACACCGATACAATCGTTTACCGCTTTGAGAGCCGTTTCAAGGTCAACTCCTTGAGCACCGGCCTGGCAACCTTCGCCCCCCTGAGAGTAGCAAGAGAATGCCGGATGCAGCTTGGCATCGGAATCATAGACGATCCATGACATTTCGTACGAACAGACGCCTTCTATCGAAGTCACTTCACTTTCATGAAAATACCAACCGTCTTCATTGGTCTTCATCGACTCATCTGGCACAAAATACAGGGAATCACCCCCCATATCAAAAATCATCTTCATCGGTATCGGAGACGCCACCGAACCGGTCTCCCAGTTGCCGTTCATGCCAAGCATATCTTCGCGATCAGCATCGTCATCGCGGAAAATCACCACGTTATCAGTAACTTCATCGTCGGCAAACGTATACTCGTACCAGCCGCACAGATATGCGTAAGCCGTCATAGGCTTGCCAGTTACACCACCATCGGTACTGATCATGGGAGCCGACGCCACCCATTCTTGCATATTGGGCGGAACCACCATAAAGAAATGCTTTTGACCAGCCCATGCCGCAGAACACACCAACGCGGCACAAGCCATAACAGACAATTTGTTCATATAGAACCTCCTAATTTTCCATAATGGACAACGTAAATATATACGAAAATCTTACATCAGGCAAGTATTTTTTTACAAAACGCCCTAAAAACAAAAAGATGTAACGTCCGTTACATCTTCGCTGTTTTGAGAGAGCCTTTATGTGCACTGATTTCTAGTACAATTTCTTCATATCGGTAAGTTCGCCGCCCTTTTCGTGGAAAAGAACCAGCGAGCCCCCCTGCACCTTCTTGAAAATGGCAGTAAGCTTGGCAACCACGTCAGCTTCTTCGAAGCCGATTTCGTTGTAGGCGGTTTCGCCAATCACAATGCCCACGTTCATCAGATCCGGAGACGAACGACGCAGGTAGTTCAACAGGTCTTCGTCGCTATTGAGAATATCGGTTGCAGTCGGCTTTTCAAGTTCCGAGGGGTCGCGGGTGCTCACCAGAAGGGGGTACATCGCATCGGAAATGACCTGCTTGGAGTTCAGATAGAAGGTATTGCCCACGAACAAGCTAATGGAGTCGTTCAGGACCTGGCGAACTTCGAGAATCACGTCGCTCTGGGAAGAGGCTTCCTGGATTTCGAGTTTGGAAGGACCGCAAGCCATAAGGGCCAACGAAACGACAGACAGGACCGCGAGGGCAAGTTTCTTCATAATAAACCTCTTTGATTTGTAGCAAAAATATAATTTTTTTGAGGTTCGGGGGGAAAAAACCGCTATATCAAGAAAAATTAACACTTTTTCAAGATGACTAGAGCTCGTTCAATGAGTTCGGGCTTCAAGTCAAAGATGCGACTCAAGGTTTCTACGCGAACGGATTCCTCGATCTTTTCGATGCGGGAACCGTTGGCATCGCGAGTCACGAGGTTGCCCTTTTGATAATAGTACTGCACGCCACGTTCGCGGTCCAGGCGGTTCAGCACCGGGTAAGTCATCATTTCACGGTAGAAGCTTTCATTCCAATGTTGCTTGAATTCTTCAACGGAAACGCCCTCGACCGGATATTCGAAGCGGAGCTTCATCGGAGCTCCCGCACCGCCCGTCCATAAGGCCATGGAATCGACGGTCGGGCGGTCCAGCCTTACGCAGTTCGGGACCAGCGGAAAGAAGGCTGATCCCTTGCCTTGCGGAGGCGGCAAGGGAATCGGGAGCGGGTCAAAAATCAGGTAACCGGGATCGAAGAGATATTCAGTAGACGAGAGGGCGCTCGTAAACTCGCTACAGACGAGAGGCGAGAGAGAATCAGGATCCGGCAATATCAATGCGCAGTGGATATTCTTTTCCTTGCGCTTGTGACCCATCACCAAACGCGGCGAAAGCCCCATATCTTTGAACACTTGATACAAGTGCCATGTCATACTGAAGCAGGTACCGCCGCCCATCCAGGCGTCTACATCGTTCTGAAAGCTGTCATCGAGCTTTTGCGCGGCTGTGGAACTACCCGTCGATTCCAGACGAATAATTTTCGTCAAGTTCTCGTAGGTGACTTTGGACAACTTATCGCAGATGTCCTGAATCTTTTTCCATTGTTCGGGGAGCATAAAATAAATTTAGAAAAGCATCAAGATGCCGTCGACGCCGAGAACAGTCACGCAAGCGACCACGGCAACGCCCACCAAGCCAAGGCCAAGAAGCGAAGCGACGACTGCCGCCACTAGGGCACATGCCCCCGAAAGCTTACTGTCGGTCGAATAGAGAATCGCAGGCACGGTCATCGCGGCAAGCACCGTGTACGGCACATATGCCAAGAAGGATCGCCAGAAACGGCTCTTAATTTTACCCTTCAAGAGAACGAACGGCACCGCACGCAGCAAGTAGGTAACGCCCGCCATCACAAGCAGGAACAAGAAGTAATCTCTTAAGTGCATGCGTCCTCCTCGTCTTTAACCGGGAAAAAGGCGGCACCCAAGAGCGAGGCAACGAGCGCGCAAATAATGATTGCAAAACCGACCGTGACACCGCTCAGAGCAGGAACATACTTGAACGCAAGGCTGCAGGCAATCGCAATCAGCACGGCAACCAAAGTCGGGCGGTGCGCCTTCATTTGCGGCACCACAATGGCCACAAACATTCCATACAAGGCAACGCCCAAAGCGTTCGTCACAACAGCAGGCAAAATTTCACCACAAATTGCACCGCACATTGTACCCGAAGACCAGCCGATATACGGGAGCACCATAAGGCCTGCAAAATACCGGGCAGTCACAGGTTGAGTTTGACTTACGGCAAGCGCATAAATTTCGTCGGTAATTCCCGTTGCAAGCATCAGGCGCTTGAACGTACCGAACGAGGGCGCCACCTTTTGCGACAAAGAAATCGCCATCAAGCTATAACGCAAGTTGATAAAGAACGTGGCGATCGCCATTTCGATAAAAGTGCCGGCGGCATCGGACATAATCTGGAGCCCGGCAAACTGCCCGGCCGAGGTCAAGTTCGTCATCGAAATAAAGGTGACCAGCGGCCAGCTAATCAGCTTGGACCCGGCAATTCCGAACGAAAACGACACGGCGAAATAGCCGAGTCCAATCGGAAGTCCGTCTTTTACACCATTTGAAAATTTCATGGGCGCAAATATAGAAAAACTTTATAACAAAACTATGCAGATATATAAATTTATGCATAAAAATCCCGTCTCGAATTATCCTTCGAAGCGGGACTCATTTCAAACAGTCAGATTGACGACTACTTGATCGAAATCCGGCGAGTCAAGCTATTGGAACCCGCACGCACGCGCACAACGTAATTGCCCTGGCGGAGCATGTCGAGAGCGACAGAACCGCTCACCTGCTTAAAGCCTACAACCGGGCGCCCCTGCATATCGAACACGTCGAGACGGACCATATCGGAACCCGAAACATGGAGCGTACGGTTTTCAACCGCAAGCAGAATCGGACTTGCCACAGGTGCTGTAGCAAAGGTCGTATGTTCAGTCACGGAAAGCTTGATTTCGTAGGTTTGACCATTGATGGTCAAGGTTTCTACATAATCGCCAGGCGTAAAGTAATCAGGCACCGTAGTCGCAGAAACGATATATTCACTTCCGGACTGAGTCATGGTCACAAAATGCAAGTTGTAGGTTTTGCGAACTGCCGTCACCACATTCTGGAATACGATTTCTTCAAACTTGCCGTTTGGCGTTGCAGATTGTTCTATGTGGCCAACCACCAACACTTCGGCATAAGCGGAGCTGCTAGATTCCTCAACACTGGAGCTAGATTCAACGCTGCTGCTGGACGATTCCGGTTCTGCGGAACTAGAAGATTCCGATTCAGAACTCGAAGATTCTACAGAGCTGCTGGATTCTTCACTCGAGCTAGAAACTCCTTCGCTGGAGCTGGATTCAACACTGCTGCTGGACAGTTCCGGTTCTGCGGAGCTAGAAGATTCCGATTCAGAACTCAAAGATTCTACAGAGCTGCTGGATTCTTCAACACTGGAGCTAGAGGCTTCACTAGAAGAGGATTCTTCACTCGAGCTAGAAACTTCTTCGCTGGAGCTGGACACTTCTTCGGAACTAGACGATTCTTCGCTGGAGCTAGATTCAGCGGAGCTGCTGGACTTGGGCACCACAACTATCACCTTCGCCGTAGCAGAGGCGTTGTTATCCGGTCCAAAAACATCCAATTTCAAAGTATATTCATGATCACGGAGAGTTTCCTTGACAGCACCGGCAAGCGTAATCGTCTTTGTAGACCTATCCATCTGCAAGTTGATGGTTCCTTCGGGAACGCCGCTCGCCGCAATAGAATCCAAGTACTCATAACGGAATACAATCGGCAAAATGGAGTCGCCGGCAACAACCGTCTGCGTCGCATTTTCCGTAACGACAATCGTTGTCGCAACAGGCTTGTGCTTGATGGTGATCTTACCCGTTGCGGTCGTATTCGAGTCGACGCCAGTCACGGTTACCGTATAGGTAAACTCATAATCGCGCAAGGATGCTTCAGAGGCCCCCTTAATAGAATACGTTCTCGCATTCGTATCAAGTACGCTACCAAAGCCTTTCGGAAGGCCAGACAAGAAAACCTGAGTCACATTGTCATTATAGCGATAGACAATCGGGTTAATGGAATCGCCGGCAGTCACCGTCTGGTTCGCATTACCGCTAGTGAGTTCAAAGACCGTTTCGCGCTTTGCACTAGAGCTAGAAGATTCGACACTAGAGCTAGACGATGCAGGCGTTGCAGCACAGGCCGTGTACACCTGATTACGAATCGGAGCAAACACATTTTCATTTACCCATTTACCGCTTTCCGAATAATTCCAAGCGCCACCACTAAAATAGGAAGCCGTTTCACTCTTATTCGATACAGACCAGTTTGCACCTGACAGCTGATTCTTGGTCATCCACTGATACCAAGTACTGCTATAATCCTTATTGAAGCCACCATTGCCGCTCGGCGCAGAATTTCCCCATTCGGTCACGAATACAGAAAGTCCGCCTTCCATCGCCTTTTCGGCTCTAGCACCCTGGTCAGTCGTCGTGTGGCGATACGGGTCATCACCCGCATAGTAGTGGAACGAATATGCCACATTAGCATCATTGAGCGGTTCGGCAAGAGCCGCATTGGTATACTGATCGAAGTAGGGAGTTCCCACCACAATCAGGTTGTCGGAATAAGTACGAATTGTTTTGATAATCGTTTTTGCATACGGAGCAATTTTTTCTTTCCAGTAGTTTTGGGCTCCGCTCAG is a genomic window containing:
- a CDS encoding AzlC family ABC transporter permease, which codes for MKFSNGVKDGLPIGLGYFAVSFSFGIAGSKLISWPLVTFISMTNLTSAGQFAGLQIMSDAAGTFIEMAIATFFINLRYSLMAISLSQKVAPSFGTFKRLMLATGITDEIYALAVSQTQPVTARYFAGLMVLPYIGWSSGTMCGAICGEILPAVVTNALGVALYGMFVAIVVPQMKAHRPTLVAVLIAIACSLAFKYVPALSGVTVGFAIIICALVASLLGAAFFPVKDEEDACT
- a CDS encoding cellulase family glycosylhydrolase; translation: MKISRIANLFGLTVLAAGFISLSSAAVTPTRVGPVSQYGQLQAGKNSQNYGRIYGSCKGVTAGNEVAVQGMSLFWSMASGDEGPAYWNGKTISGLVEKQNIQLIRGPVGVDGDWKNGNGNYFTNTNFHRNLMDSVVTAAIKNDIYVIIDFHSHCAEQITSDAQSFFSYMAEKWGGYDNVIFEIYNEPKNNCSDSWFDLSGAQNYWKEKIAPYAKTIIKTIRTYSDNLIVVGTPYFDQYTNAALAEPLNDANVAYSFHYYAGDDPYRHTTTDQGARAEKAMEGGLSVFVTEWGNSAPSGNGGFNKDYSSTWYQWMTKNQLSGANWSVSNKSETASYFSGGAWNYSESGKWVNENVFAPIRNQVYTACAATPASSSSSVESSSSSAKRETVFELTSGNANQTVTAGDSINPIVYRYNDNVTQVFLSGLPKGFGSVLDTNARTYSIKGASEASLRDYEFTYTVTVTGVDSNTTATGKITIKHKPVATTIVVTENATQTVVAGDSILPIVFRYEYLDSIAASGVPEGTINLQMDRSTKTITLAGAVKETLRDHEYTLKLDVFGPDNNASATAKVIVVVPKSSSSAESSSSEESSSSEEVSSSSEEVSSSSEESSSSEASSSSVEESSSSVESLSSESESSSSAEPELSSSSVESSSSEGVSSSSEESSSSVESSSSESESSSSAEPESSSSSVESSSSVEESSSSAYAEVLVVGHIEQSATPNGKFEEIVFQNVVTAVRKTYNLHFVTMTQSGSEYIVSATTVPDYFTPGDYVETLTINGQTYEIKLSVTEHTTFATAPVASPILLAVENRTLHVSGSDMVRLDVFDMQGRPVVGFKQVSGSVALDMLRQGNYVVRVRAGSNSLTRRISIK
- a CDS encoding fibro-slime domain-containing protein, whose translation is MNKLSVMACAALVCSAAWAGQKHFFMVVPPNMQEWVASAPMISTDGGVTGKPMTAYAYLCGWYEYTFADDEVTDNVVIFRDDDADREDMLGMNGNWETGSVASPIPMKMIFDMGGDSLYFVPDESMKTNEDGWYFHESEVTSIEGVCSYEMSWIVYDSDAKLHPAFSCYSQGGEGCQAGAQGVDLETALKAVNDCIGVTSGLVETTLDPTTKKPKLTTAGKKCFLEEKYFDQLFNYTQGVNEMSCYDMPVLHMERGGWWEFSSDYYMPLGTSAIGGFFPVEQTDDASVKLANSDQTPLAAARVKRDAEGPVFYGPSLRKLDSVEGVPVMDLLCNGPGWSKGHNCEGIFRDGSTTEEFIQTALKLPRTFPDNCVLGWSCPDAAPEGWPFFEYGTDKQVQKGAIQSEYRWVSMVKTDGTGGRNHHFCYETHAKFTYKPGLRLALRGSDDIWAFIDNKLAIDLGGVHLDAPGYVDLDAFEGASGKLEVGAQYDVDIFACDRRTTMSNFEISTNMFLAQLPKSAITIKGAKSADHQSAASYSICYTTTTAGTCGMGAEPVTVCDTITPSTISYTLVKGHSVTDSVVEGFDKISTPGVYKGGFDLSNLSKPIVDKSKIVLPEGYYTLFVNIDGKAAKVMSFRVGTDAIKPVASAVKSLFAVRNDMRSALTISVTNAASAKFAVMDLQGRVVRQGALAGAETVVPNLKPGSYIVKVARETRRVTVR
- a CDS encoding AzlD domain-containing protein; the protein is MHLRDYFLFLLVMAGVTYLLRAVPFVLLKGKIKSRFWRSFLAYVPYTVLAAMTVPAILYSTDSKLSGACALVAAVVASLLGLGLVGVAVVACVTVLGVDGILMLF